A genomic window from Pecten maximus chromosome 4, xPecMax1.1, whole genome shotgun sequence includes:
- the LOC117325795 gene encoding BTB/POZ domain-containing protein 19-like gives MAGEKVMKGQILDFAVQMKKLVNNKEHSDIKFLIGPNRKPIYAHRVILSARCAVFKAMFADQAQRGSSGDRDVPFVLSDMSPEVFLALMEFLYTNCVTLTPKIAIDMLATSLEYGLDELRRLSSEYLVENLSVQNAPECLQAAVTYNQDELREHIIVFIDEHTDNVFKSKGFQELSEDAMVELLGSDGLQMDELDIFNFVKDWATVNAVVLNKPVSEVARKVIPRVRLALMASSEIEEIEKDNRKDNLVPVESFNNAWKFHAMKKCEAENPLQRKRAGTMNREHHTFLGH, from the exons ATGGCAGGGGAAAAGGTTATGAAAGGACAGATATTGGACTTTGCCGTCCAAATGAAGAAACTGGTTAACAACAAAGAACACAG TGATATTAAATTTTTGATTGGACCAAATAGAAAGCCAATATATGCCCACCGTGTCATCTTGTCTGCACGATGTGCAGTGTTTAAAGCAATGTTTGCTGACCAGGCTCAGCGAGGATCCAGTGGAGATCGAGATGTGCCATTCGTTCTGTCCGACATGTCACCCGAAGTATTCCTCGCCCTGATGGAATTCCTGTACACAAACTGTGTAACACTCACGCCAAAAATA GCAATTGATATGTTGGCCACATCGTTGGAGTACGGATTGGATGAACTAAGAAGG CTGTCTTCTGAGTACCTCGTGGAGAACTTGAGTGTGCAGAATGCCCCAGAATGTCTACAGGCAGCAGTCACGTATAACCAGGATGAATTACGGGAACACATTATTGTCTTCATAGATGAACACACAGAT AATGTATTCAAGTCAAAAGGTTTCCAGGAGCTGTCCGAGGACGCCATGGTGGAACTGTTGGGGAGTGATGGTTTACAGATGGATGAGCTAGATATTTTCAACTTTGTCAAGGACTGGGCCACGGTTAATGCT GTTGTACTAAACAAGCCTGTGTCTGAAGTAGCACGGAAAGTGATCCCTCGAGTCAGACTGGCTCTGATGGCATCATCTGAAATTGAGGAAATAGAAAAGGATAACAGGAAAGATAACCTTGTACCT GTTGAATCTTTTAACAATGCGTGGAAATTCCATGCGATGAAGAAATGTGAAGCTGAAAACCCACTTCAGAGGAAAAGAGCAGGAACGATGAACCGTGAACACCACACATTTCTGGGGCACTGA